A single window of Hirundo rustica isolate bHirRus1 chromosome 16, bHirRus1.pri.v3, whole genome shotgun sequence DNA harbors:
- the PTPN1 gene encoding tyrosine-protein phosphatase non-receptor type 1 isoform X1 — MEIEKEFQRLDQASSWADIYQDIRHEASDFPCKVAKHPRNKNRNRYRDVSPFDHSRIKLNQGDNDYINASLIKMEEAQRSYILTQGPLPNTCGHFWEMVWEQKSRGVVMLNRVMEKGSVKCAQYWPRKEEKDMFFEDTNLKLTLISEDIKSYYTVRQLELENLTSQETREILHFHYTTWPDFGVPESPASFLNFLFKVRESGSLSPGHGPVVVHCSAGIGRSGTFCLVDTCLLLMDKRKDPSSVDVKQVLLEMRKYRMGLIQTADQLRFSYLAVIEGAKFIMGDASVQEQWKELSNEDLEPPPEHTPPPPRPPKRTSEMHNGRMHEHPEFPKPQAAEEEVRGSLSSVEEAAPDGRAAAPSTDSTSHDTEPRRRTVGENARLSPRKEESPKERSEEEDDNVVATWKPFLVNICMFTFLTAGAYLCYRRGQAPALRHHLYPFVLKCM, encoded by the exons gaCATCAGGCATGAAGCCAGTGATTTTCCATGTAAAGTGGCCAAACAtcccagaaacaaaaatagaaataggTACAGAGATGTCAGCCCCT TTGATCACAGTCGAATTAAGCTAAACCAAGGTGACAATGACTATATCAATGCCAGTTTGATAAAAATGGAAGAGGCCCAAAGGAGCTACATCCTTACCCAG GGACCTTTGCCAAATACTTGTGGTCACTTTTGGGAGATGGTTTGGGAACAGAAAAGCCGTGGTGTTGTCATGTTGAACAGAGTGATGGAAAAGGGATCT GTAAAGTGTGCACAGTACTGGCCAcggaaggaggagaaagacaTGTTTTTTGAAGATACAAATTTGAAACTAACGTTGATATCTGAAGATATAAAATCCTACTACACAGTACgacagctggagctggaaaatcTGACC AGCCAGGAAACTCGAGAGATTCTGCACTTTCACTACACCACCTGGCCCGACTTCGGGGTGCCGGAGTCGCCGGCGTCGTTCCTGAATTTCCTGTTCAAGGTGCGCGAGTCGGGCTCGCTGAGCCCCGGGCACGGCCCGGTGGTGGTGCACTGCAGCGCTGGCATCGGGAGGTCGGGCACCTTCTGCCTGGTGGACACCTGTCTGCTGCTG ATGGACAAACGGAAAGATCCTTCTTCTGTGGACGTCAAGCAGGTTCTCCTGGAAATGAGGAAGTACAGGATGGGGCTCATCCAGACTGCAGATCAGCTCCGGTTCTCCTACTTGGCTGTTATTGAAGGGGCAAAATTCATCATGGGAGATGCTTCGGTGCAA GAGCAGTGGAAGGAGCTCTCCAATGAGGACCTGGAGCCTCCCCCTGAGCACACGCCCCCACCTCCCAGGCCCCCCAAGAGAACCTCAGAGATGCACAACGGGAGGATGCACGAGCACCCGGAGTTCCCCAAGCCGCAGGCAGCGGAGGAGGAGGTCAGGGGCTCGCTCAGCAGCGTGGAGGAGGCGGCTCCGGACGGCAGAGCTGCGGCCCCGAGCACAGACAG CACTAGTCACGACACTGAACCGCGGAGGAGAACTGTTGGGGAGAACGCGCGGCTCTCGCCCCGCAAGGAGGAGTCCCCGAAGGAGCGCTCCGAGGAGGAGGATGACAACGTGGTGGCGACTTGGAAGCCCTTCCTAGTGAACATCTGCATGTTCACCTTCCTCACGGCAGGAGCTTATCTCTGCTACAGG CGTGGGCAGGCCCCTGCCCTGAGGCACCATTTGTACCCCTTTGTATTAAAGTGCATGTGA
- the PTPN1 gene encoding tyrosine-protein phosphatase non-receptor type 1 isoform X2 has product MEIEKEFQRLDQASSWADIYQDIRHEASDFPCKVAKHPRNKNRNRYRDVSPFDHSRIKLNQGDNDYINASLIKMEEAQRSYILTQGPLPNTCGHFWEMVWEQKSRGVVMLNRVMEKGSVKCAQYWPRKEEKDMFFEDTNLKLTLISEDIKSYYTVRQLELENLTSQETREILHFHYTTWPDFGVPESPASFLNFLFKVRESGSLSPGHGPVVVHCSAGIGRSGTFCLVDTCLLLMDKRKDPSSVDVKQVLLEMRKYRMGLIQTADQLRFSYLAVIEGAKFIMGDASVQEQWKELSNEDLEPPPEHTPPPPRPPKRTSEMHNGRMHEHPEFPKPQAAEEEVRGSLSSVEEAAPDGRAAAPSTDSTSHDTEPRRRTVGENARLSPRKEESPKERSEEEDDNVVATWKPFLVNICMFTFLTAGAYLCYRVCFH; this is encoded by the exons gaCATCAGGCATGAAGCCAGTGATTTTCCATGTAAAGTGGCCAAACAtcccagaaacaaaaatagaaataggTACAGAGATGTCAGCCCCT TTGATCACAGTCGAATTAAGCTAAACCAAGGTGACAATGACTATATCAATGCCAGTTTGATAAAAATGGAAGAGGCCCAAAGGAGCTACATCCTTACCCAG GGACCTTTGCCAAATACTTGTGGTCACTTTTGGGAGATGGTTTGGGAACAGAAAAGCCGTGGTGTTGTCATGTTGAACAGAGTGATGGAAAAGGGATCT GTAAAGTGTGCACAGTACTGGCCAcggaaggaggagaaagacaTGTTTTTTGAAGATACAAATTTGAAACTAACGTTGATATCTGAAGATATAAAATCCTACTACACAGTACgacagctggagctggaaaatcTGACC AGCCAGGAAACTCGAGAGATTCTGCACTTTCACTACACCACCTGGCCCGACTTCGGGGTGCCGGAGTCGCCGGCGTCGTTCCTGAATTTCCTGTTCAAGGTGCGCGAGTCGGGCTCGCTGAGCCCCGGGCACGGCCCGGTGGTGGTGCACTGCAGCGCTGGCATCGGGAGGTCGGGCACCTTCTGCCTGGTGGACACCTGTCTGCTGCTG ATGGACAAACGGAAAGATCCTTCTTCTGTGGACGTCAAGCAGGTTCTCCTGGAAATGAGGAAGTACAGGATGGGGCTCATCCAGACTGCAGATCAGCTCCGGTTCTCCTACTTGGCTGTTATTGAAGGGGCAAAATTCATCATGGGAGATGCTTCGGTGCAA GAGCAGTGGAAGGAGCTCTCCAATGAGGACCTGGAGCCTCCCCCTGAGCACACGCCCCCACCTCCCAGGCCCCCCAAGAGAACCTCAGAGATGCACAACGGGAGGATGCACGAGCACCCGGAGTTCCCCAAGCCGCAGGCAGCGGAGGAGGAGGTCAGGGGCTCGCTCAGCAGCGTGGAGGAGGCGGCTCCGGACGGCAGAGCTGCGGCCCCGAGCACAGACAG CACTAGTCACGACACTGAACCGCGGAGGAGAACTGTTGGGGAGAACGCGCGGCTCTCGCCCCGCAAGGAGGAGTCCCCGAAGGAGCGCTCCGAGGAGGAGGATGACAACGTGGTGGCGACTTGGAAGCCCTTCCTAGTGAACATCTGCATGTTCACCTTCCTCACGGCAGGAGCTTATCTCTGCTACAGGGTGTGTTTCCACTGA
- the PTPN1 gene encoding tyrosine-protein phosphatase non-receptor type 1 isoform X3 — MEEAQRSYILTQGPLPNTCGHFWEMVWEQKSRGVVMLNRVMEKGSVKCAQYWPRKEEKDMFFEDTNLKLTLISEDIKSYYTVRQLELENLTSQETREILHFHYTTWPDFGVPESPASFLNFLFKVRESGSLSPGHGPVVVHCSAGIGRSGTFCLVDTCLLLMDKRKDPSSVDVKQVLLEMRKYRMGLIQTADQLRFSYLAVIEGAKFIMGDASVQEQWKELSNEDLEPPPEHTPPPPRPPKRTSEMHNGRMHEHPEFPKPQAAEEEVRGSLSSVEEAAPDGRAAAPSTDSTSHDTEPRRRTVGENARLSPRKEESPKERSEEEDDNVVATWKPFLVNICMFTFLTAGAYLCYRRGQAPALRHHLYPFVLKCM; from the exons ATGGAAGAGGCCCAAAGGAGCTACATCCTTACCCAG GGACCTTTGCCAAATACTTGTGGTCACTTTTGGGAGATGGTTTGGGAACAGAAAAGCCGTGGTGTTGTCATGTTGAACAGAGTGATGGAAAAGGGATCT GTAAAGTGTGCACAGTACTGGCCAcggaaggaggagaaagacaTGTTTTTTGAAGATACAAATTTGAAACTAACGTTGATATCTGAAGATATAAAATCCTACTACACAGTACgacagctggagctggaaaatcTGACC AGCCAGGAAACTCGAGAGATTCTGCACTTTCACTACACCACCTGGCCCGACTTCGGGGTGCCGGAGTCGCCGGCGTCGTTCCTGAATTTCCTGTTCAAGGTGCGCGAGTCGGGCTCGCTGAGCCCCGGGCACGGCCCGGTGGTGGTGCACTGCAGCGCTGGCATCGGGAGGTCGGGCACCTTCTGCCTGGTGGACACCTGTCTGCTGCTG ATGGACAAACGGAAAGATCCTTCTTCTGTGGACGTCAAGCAGGTTCTCCTGGAAATGAGGAAGTACAGGATGGGGCTCATCCAGACTGCAGATCAGCTCCGGTTCTCCTACTTGGCTGTTATTGAAGGGGCAAAATTCATCATGGGAGATGCTTCGGTGCAA GAGCAGTGGAAGGAGCTCTCCAATGAGGACCTGGAGCCTCCCCCTGAGCACACGCCCCCACCTCCCAGGCCCCCCAAGAGAACCTCAGAGATGCACAACGGGAGGATGCACGAGCACCCGGAGTTCCCCAAGCCGCAGGCAGCGGAGGAGGAGGTCAGGGGCTCGCTCAGCAGCGTGGAGGAGGCGGCTCCGGACGGCAGAGCTGCGGCCCCGAGCACAGACAG CACTAGTCACGACACTGAACCGCGGAGGAGAACTGTTGGGGAGAACGCGCGGCTCTCGCCCCGCAAGGAGGAGTCCCCGAAGGAGCGCTCCGAGGAGGAGGATGACAACGTGGTGGCGACTTGGAAGCCCTTCCTAGTGAACATCTGCATGTTCACCTTCCTCACGGCAGGAGCTTATCTCTGCTACAGG CGTGGGCAGGCCCCTGCCCTGAGGCACCATTTGTACCCCTTTGTATTAAAGTGCATGTGA